The nucleotide sequence aactaagATAATAAAAACTCGTAATGACTCGAGGTACTTACAGTGGTGCACCTTTCGAGATACTATTTAATACAGGTTTCATCATACTATTCGAAGCCTCTTCCCTGATTTTAGATACAATATCAAGTAACTTTTCACCGATCTGCGAATCTTTATTCTCATAAAAACCTAAAAcaatacacaaaaaaataattcaaaattcagataAAATTACCTTCTTTTTGAACAGAATCGTACTATTTTTTAGTTGTGCGTATTTATCTGGATAAGGAGCCAGTCGACGAATTTTAcgatgattttccaaaatgaatacTTCTTCTTTATTCACTGCCACGGAAATAACCTTCTTCAAAGTATAGGCGCCACCTTCGAcggtattattttcaatattcagtAATGCAAAGGCATTCAAACTataaactaataaaaatttatctttgtaacgtttcaaaatattaaattcgAATTCTGGTGCTTTAGTTAACGCGGGAGTTGAAATCGAGGAACTGGTAGACTGATGTACTGAATCACCAAGTTGAGTACTCTTCGTTTCGTTATCTAGAAGATGACTACGACGCTCCTCCATTACTTCAATAGCAGAGTGATCTTTGGCCAACGCCTCCTGTTCATtcgaaataaatattaaaatggcACTACAAGAAATTTCAAACGAATAAAAAGACGAATAGTTACTTTAAACAGTAACGTCTTTTCGACATTTCCTTCCAAATCAGCTAACCAGATACGTTGCTTTGGTCGGGCGGAATATATCACAGGTTTCGAGGAAAAATTGGTACATATTATAGCACCCAGTTTGCataaactgaaataaattcagcacttgaaaaaatcattcacgttaaatcattaaaaatttgaaattatacgTTACTTTATACGATCTTTTTGTCCAACTTGTATCGTTTTACTATCGTTTCCTTGCTTATATATTATGCACCGATACTCCGAGGCGATTAATAATATTTGCGGTTGGCAATAACTCAATTGAACaatagggaatttttcattaAGTATTTCGGTAGACTTAATGATATTctacgaaagaaaaaattaaatcgaaatgTAAGATTATTTGCGTTCACATTTCTGAAAATACGAATTATTTCATCTACCAAAGTGAAATCCATCTGTGTGTAAACAACTAGACCTCTTTCATCgccagaaaataatttttgaccgTTTAAACTCCATTCTAAAAATGTTATTGGAGAAGAGTGAATATCGGATACAGTGAAACGTTCAATCTgaaatcatattgaaaaaattttccaaaataagatTCAATAATAAATCAGCTGTTCTCAGGTCTTGCGAGGTAACCAAATTTCATATGTAAAGATATTGCGATaaagttgaataaataaatgcaCAATGATGTTATACATATATGTGTATTGATTATAATTCAACGCACTTTGGACCAGGGTTATCTATTGATCAAACAGATAGCATGTATTTATTTATGACTAATGCATAAGCATATTTCATACCGATTTTTGAGACGATTTCCCGTTGTGAGTAGGCATGAAAAAAGATTTCTCTTTGGGCACCACAAATATAGAAACTGTACCAAATTCATCTCCAGCAGCTACCATATAATCTACGCTGGATATTACGGACACGAAAGTGATTTTAGGTCCACATTTCTGTCAACATAAAAAAGTATTACACTAAATGTGTTTCGTCGCAAATTGTTAGTTATAGAGACGAATAGAAtggaaatgcaaaaattacctCAGGTCGAAGTCTTTCTACCTTATTGGTGCTTCTATTAGCCCAATACACGATTCCAATGTTCGTGCCAATTGCAATGTATTCGTCCACAGCATCTATGCAAGTATAGTGAACCTCAACGATAGTAAAACCTTTCCTTACACGGATTGGAATATCGCAAAGGCAGTAGTTGAAAGAAGGGAACTCTTGAAGATTAGTTAATTCACCCATAATGACGCTTCAACGCAGGATTAATCACCATTATATTAGGTCAcgtaaaaatcaaatgaatGTGCATTATCGAACAATCTAATTAACACGTAAATTCAACACGCATCTCTAATACAATACTACTTATTCGtacaatttcaaattcaaaattaaacgcACAAAGAGTTAAGCGAGATGAAAAACACGAGTTGTGTTATCATTTCTACGACGTTTTCTTATCAATTCACACACTACCtacaacaaaacaaataattaaCGACAACTACTACAACACTTCTTCAATGAACTTCAACTTCAAGCCTGCTAAGTGCTAGCACTTCAAAACGAAAACTTCATTTCagttatttgtaaatttttctgaacaaatgagcgaatttattcaaaaattgatttttattctttgatctccataaaataataatcatgtAATGAACTTTCTATAAAAGGATAAAATATCGCTGGCCGACCAATCaatggaatttttgctttgcaCAAAATCTCCCGTAAAATCACCAGGCAAAAATCGTACGAAATACCAGAAAACTAGCATCATTTTTCCCAGCTAAATGTAATCTTGATAAAATTCATTCTTTCTCTAAATAcacgaaaaaatcatcaagtctcAATCTCAGCaattcatcaataaaaataGAACTATATTTGGCGTAAtctttttagtaaattttacaatCGAAATCTACACATGCTTTACCAGTacttttaataaattgatacaaactaataaataaataattaactCAGAAATTCGTTCGGTAACATGGAAACTTTTGAGAACAGAGTCTGAAAGCTTAACGAATTGATGTGAAATAAATGCGAAGAAGTCTTCAttgacagaaaaatgaaaaattggaaaacaaacAAGTACCTGATTTAAAGTatcgaaaataataattgaacTTAACGAAAGTAATAAAAACTTATGTTTAGATGAAATAAGAATACATCAATTAGAAAAATCATCGTGATCCAGTTAGCGATGCTGTGCTGTTGCGGAATTGTTTTTGAATGAACTTCAgttgcaaaaatattgaaagaattACTTGTCCGGTGCTTCTACTCCAGCTTGTGTCATTAAATCagctatatttttttctaaatcatcgATACGATTACCCATATCATCTAGTAATCATATCAGTCAAGAAAAATACTCTCTTCGAACTAAATCACATATTAATTGAATTAGACTATAATGTATTTATGTGAGATAAAAAGGATATTTCTCGTTAATATTTGATCTGAcattgtttggaatttttcttgaatttgttGCAATAATGACTGGATCTGAAAAAGAAATGGTTGGAGTAAAATCAAGTGATAACATAGTTTAGTGTATAAGCTAATCAAAGTAGTTTAAAAAACGATATCAGTTATAAACGAAATTCGATAATtcaaagcatgaaaaattgatttgacgatgtcaaatttggaaaataagatgaaattttatttacgtAATCAGTTAATTCTTGTATATTTTTCGGATAACTATTTACACCCACAGCTAAATTGTCCTTATCATCGAGTTTCGGATCAACTTTGATTTCACTCATGCTTGCGATGTGAATTGAACGATGATTAAATAATTTAACACACtgactaatttaaaaaattacgcgcaaattataaaattttaataaagacTTCAGACACAagtttagttttaaaaaattcttccttTTCTTCCCAAAAAGTTGTTGTGAGGATTCTCCATCAATTTCCaagataaataaaaaatcagtgCCGGTGgattgaaatatcaaaaattgtatcaacttttattggaaattcagaaatttacacactgaaaatttgtgtttttttcaaaaccgcgCATAAAATTTTCGTGATTTGATCCCAGCAAGacaaaacattgataaaatatttaaaaatgataagaaaatagaaataaaaaattttcattgatctTCCACTTTCTCTGACCTGAGgctgagtaattttttttaataaataaaaatgggaGACAACAGCTCGAGTACCTCTTGTGACGATAAATCCGACTTCAATGAGAACCCTACGCGAGACGCTTTGGCTGATGGTTTGATGTCATTTCTCAAACCTAGAGTGGATAATTTATACAAAGTAGTCGATACTGCAAAGTAAGTTATTCTCACATATTTCGCTACCTCTCCTCAAAATATTATATTCATCTTGATTCCGATTTTCAGAGAATCTCAGCTTAATTTAGCATCGCAACTGGAATCTACATTGAAAGatttagatcaaatttttcaaggggAAGATAATAACGTACAGTTGCAAAAATCTGCCGAAACAATCGCAGAGATGAGACACCAAATTACAGTAATCGATAATGTGCTACAATCTGCTTCTGTAAGTTCCTGGTGATGTGCATTCATTATACCGTGGTTCTAATTTATTACTCGACGATTCAATAATATGCATTCAATTTACTTTGAATGAGCGGTGTTTTATGGAAAACTATTTTTCCAGAGTCGATTGGATAACGTCGTTGGTAAAATGCAAGCTCTACAGAAGTCGAGGAAACCGCATTTCGATAATTTCACTGGctcggaaaaaaattgatatggaGGTCAATTCGATTGGAAACTCGCGCGTCATTATTCATGATATTGTGATAAttcgtaatttaatttaatacctactccttttgtatttattttattgtaacTTGTACATATCGTATTCCAATACATacttaaactttttaaaatatgcaATCTATTTCTCATTTGCTCTTCTAACCCATCAATTGattctcgtattttttcaagCCGTTGGAGTACTAACTAATCGACTATGATGTTTTTTATCAACGTATTCTTGCATCATTGgtactttgatcaaaatcaattttgaaaataatcgaaaactAGGTATAATCATTCAAACAaatattgtattgaaaaaatttatccatACAAATTGTCTACTTATTCTCATTTGGTTGTGTACAGACATTCAAATTATTccttaaaaaacaaaacgaaaaaaaaaatgatgaaaatacacgttattcatttattcaaaaaaataaataaatcgcatttcaaaaataaattataagtaaaaacaATTAAATGCAATAATTACAAGTTTgtgtacataattaaaaatggtaTTAAAAAAGGAATGGCTTATAGGAATCCCATATCAAGCGCGTTATACAATGCAGCTAGATCATTGTGGCTTGAAATTCTCCAAAAAGGAAAAGTCATCTGCAAACAAACATACATCATCAATTCATACGTTTCAGAATGATCTGAGTTCCGAAATGATTTTCCATTACCTGTTTAGCAGCTGTTTCTTCATCTTGTCCGTCTCCAATGACTACGTAAGTGCACTTCCGACCAAATCTGGATACAATCCTTTCAAAGCAACTTTCTTTTCCTGTAAATGATGAAAACATGTTAGAAACAATCATGATAgcatattatttaaatttttatatgcaaaaaaatgtacaatcaTAAGATCACTGTAAGTTAAATGAATTCCAGATGTCCTACTTCACACAAATCTATTGagtttttatacgtttttcaTCCATAACAATCTGCTCACCATTCATTGTCAACTAACTATAGAAATACTTACCGATTTTGGTCGCAGAATATATATTTTCAATGTCAAATATGCCGCCTAAACCAAAAAGCAAAACCTTGGCCAAAGCAGGTATCAATTGTGTAGTAGTGACAAGAATGTTGATGTAACCAGATCTGAAAATAAAAGACGTTTCCTTGTTGATACATGAGAAAGTTTCTAGGTTAAAATCGATTCAAATGTGTCATACTTGGAATTGATTAAGGTCAGGCATTTTACCGCAAGAGCAAGCCAACTTTCAGTCATTACTTCCATTTCTTTTCTGACTTCTAACCATTCTTTGCTTTTATCTGATCCCAATAAACCTAATTTAAAGTGTGAGAAGAAATCGTTAACGTTTTGGAGAGCTGATGATTGGGATAATTGTACGTAGTTGACTAAAATAAGAGCTAACCTCCAACATTATTTCTATAATTATTATAAGTTTCTCTAATTTTTCGATAACGAAAAGATAATTTTCGCATCCAGTCGACGCCACCACGGACACCTGCAGGTAAAGAAAAATTTCCTCCTGAAGCAGCCGCGTTAAGAGCTTGAAACCCATCAGTTCGGAAGTCGTAATTTGTTAAATCTTGACCATTATCATCAGAGGATAAGTCATCAATGTGTACTTGATCACAATCCTGAACAAAATgcataaattaattaatttaaaaataaagggCTAAAAATACCTTTGAGCATAAGGACAGAAAATACATGGAAGCATTACTAATTCTTCATAATAACTAAGTACAAAGATTTTGCGAGGAATACTAAAAGTACATACCTCAATATCATTGAAAAACAAGTGGTTATCAGCAAGATTAAATATCAACTCTTCCATTCGAAACCCCAGATGAATTGTGGACTGTGTATCCTatattaaaaaatggaaaaattaataatttctcatcaaaatgattgcaatttttttttcatcgaaaacaaaatgcaaataaattttACTCTGCCATAACGATCAGCAAATACGCCAGTTAGTAAcgagtgaaaaataattatcgtTTCATCTAAATCCCAAATAAATATTCTTTCCAAGTTAATTTCATTCGATGACCCGAAAGCACTAGGCAGAGATGCAGACGGTGAACTAGGGTCACTGGTAACTGAGGCAGAAGATGTCGATGACTTCCTTCCTTTGCCACGGCTTCGTCCTATAAATTACAATCATTAATGAAATTCAATTCCTCAAATGAAGTCTAGGTTAATAAACTCCGTTTACCTTCGGAACTAGATTTTCTATTAGATTGTTCTGTTTTTCCAGGAGATACGGGATCTGACGCAATTGAACtatctgtagaaatttttgaacattagtGTAG is from Planococcus citri chromosome 1, ihPlaCitr1.1, whole genome shotgun sequence and encodes:
- the LOC135831578 gene encoding uncharacterized protein LOC135831578; its protein translation is MGDNSSSTSCDDKSDFNENPTRDALADGLMSFLKPRVDNLYKVVDTAKESQLNLASQLESTLKDLDQIFQGEDNNVQLQKSAETIAEMRHQITVIDNVLQSASSRLDNVVGKMQALQKSRKPHFDNFTGSEKN
- the LOC135831579 gene encoding heat shock factor-binding protein 1 isoform X2; translation: MSEIKVDPKLDDKDNLAIQSLLQQIQEKFQTMSDQILTRIDDMGNRIDDLEKNIADLMTQAGVEAPDK
- the LOC135831579 gene encoding heat shock factor-binding protein 1 isoform X1, coding for MSEIKVDPKLDDKDNLAVGVNSYPKNIQELTDYIQSLLQQIQEKFQTMSDQILTRIDDMGNRIDDLEKNIADLMTQAGVEAPDK
- the eya gene encoding eyes absent homolog 2 isoform X2, which produces MLYNQILPYYHPSNYSSLSCYPTKKLKGISQTTIKPRSETAVSTTSDSKLDDIQNTITRITASTIAPDTVDGTDNQTNSNQESASEVSPVDIPTDVSNTVENTARNNSDVKNEDELRSENIKASSESPHYLNNNDSNTEIVGDSWASSITHESSKRESLSNPLYNSAASTTASSESYRDQYQYYSQQYYASMQHAYINSENSASSNYVNPCNFYNTQMYPSSSLYPSAVPVNGSSNSSINSSYYSVYGTSTTHLPVNNANSSAVGVSSCYSSYSSNYGTQQLYPAQEYGNYPSAYTGQAAAVASYYAAAAVAASQNYSPYLSSNPPPYQAAITPLSDSSIASDPVSPGKTEQSNRKSSSEGRSRGKGRKSSTSSASVTSDPSSPSASLPSAFGSSNEINLERIFIWDLDETIIIFHSLLTGVFADRYGRDTQSTIHLGFRMEELIFNLADNHLFFNDIEDCDQVHIDDLSSDDNGQDLTNYDFRTDGFQALNAAASGGNFSLPAGVRGGVDWMRKLSFRYRKIRETYNNYRNNVGGLLGSDKSKEWLEVRKEMEVMTESWLALAVKCLTLINSKSGYINILVTTTQLIPALAKVLLFGLGGIFDIENIYSATKIGKESCFERIVSRFGRKCTYVVIGDGQDEETAAKQMTFPFWRISSHNDLAALYNALDMGFL